One genomic region from Pseudoduganella lutea encodes:
- a CDS encoding aldose epimerase family protein, which yields MPPIAASAATAQQFTLTNAWGMRVTISERGAALVSWQAPDRYGRMADILLGYPENEYLRHHRHAWFGAIIGRWANRIARGRFKLDGRVVQADVNDRGNLLHGGDAGFHTAHWDGEMAHGGLALSYVSPDGQGGFPGTLAVQVFYQLDDDGSLTIEYQATCDAPTPVNLTSHPCFNLNGGTADVGDHMLRIDADHYLAIDELGIPVGRVEVAGTPFDFRQPAAIGPRMRWPDPQIRIAGGFDHCYCLPSDPREPGRLRNVARVFDPGSGRQLDVATTEAGLQFYSGNGLTGVRGRHGVTYSRHDGFCLEAGAYPDQLNGKGAAAVILRPGQVYRQTTVYKVSLQT from the coding sequence ATGCCTCCCATCGCCGCCTCCGCCGCCACGGCCCAGCAGTTCACGCTGACCAATGCGTGGGGCATGCGCGTGACGATCAGCGAGCGCGGCGCCGCGCTCGTGTCGTGGCAGGCGCCAGACCGCTATGGTCGCATGGCCGACATCCTGCTCGGTTATCCCGAGAACGAATACCTGCGCCACCACCGGCATGCCTGGTTCGGCGCGATCATCGGCCGCTGGGCCAACCGCATCGCGCGCGGCCGCTTCAAGCTCGATGGCCGCGTGGTGCAGGCGGACGTCAACGACCGCGGCAACCTGCTGCATGGCGGCGACGCCGGCTTCCACACCGCCCACTGGGATGGCGAGATGGCCCATGGCGGACTGGCGCTGTCGTACGTGTCGCCGGACGGGCAGGGCGGCTTTCCCGGCACGCTGGCCGTGCAGGTGTTCTACCAGCTCGACGACGACGGCAGCCTGACGATCGAGTACCAGGCCACCTGCGACGCGCCCACGCCGGTGAATCTGACGTCGCACCCGTGCTTCAACCTGAACGGCGGCACCGCCGACGTCGGGGACCACATGCTGCGCATCGATGCCGATCACTACCTGGCCATCGATGAACTGGGCATTCCCGTCGGCCGCGTCGAAGTGGCCGGCACGCCGTTCGATTTCCGCCAGCCGGCCGCGATCGGGCCGCGCATGCGCTGGCCCGACCCGCAGATCCGCATTGCCGGCGGCTTCGATCACTGCTACTGCCTGCCGTCCGACCCGCGCGAGCCGGGCCGGCTGCGCAACGTGGCGCGCGTGTTCGACCCCGGTTCCGGGCGCCAGCTGGACGTGGCCACCACCGAGGCGGGCCTGCAGTTCTACAGCGGCAATGGCCTGACGGGTGTGCGCGGCCGCCATGGTGTGACATATTCGCGACACGACGGCTTTTGCCTGGAAGCGGGCGCCTATCCCGACCAGCTCAATGGCAAGGGCGCCGCGGCCGTGATCCTGCGGCCCGGCCAGGTCTATCGCCAGACCACCGTGTACAAGGTGTCGCTGCAAACGTGA
- a CDS encoding GDSL-type esterase/lipase family protein yields MRHTLSPLLLATLLAGASAHAAAAGAATPDQLTLFKNRPGAGLQVTIADPDNAVPLAGKSTVVPTSGKQPEAVVRGATGKVAGRDALTLAWQKTWYASLRVERPHGHAPVDLRPYLDKGIVAFDLNVVEMAKGGIDFKLDCGKDCERKVPYVLPGRAAAGQGWKNVSFAVSCFVRDGDFFETVMKPFSVEATGQGEVAIANVRILKTGTPNTSCPDYKTRSVTPEPLNESWAIDWWMPRHEEKVKDNAQRRASGTLPQLVFIGDSISEGWAKEGKEEFARRYARYHPINLGFGGDRTENILWRVQHGEVDGLDPKVVVLMAGTNNTGSRQEDPATTAAGLRRVIDELQGRLPNAKILLLGVFPRDAADSASRRINSAINARIATFADNRRVFFADIGSAFLDEQGTLSKDIMPDLLHPNARGYEIWGKAMDPVLQPLLTGYRWDSVAIGGGGFVPAVIPTTEKGVVYARTDVGGAYRWTNDRWMPLLDWVSEDQTGLLGVDSLAVDPRDPSKVYLLAGIAYHNGGRSAILRSRDYGKTFAITDVTAQFKTHGNGAGRNNGERLAVDPGAGNVLYVGTRANGLFWSSDFGATWQRLPGLDVTGTPNGAGIAFVIADPASVKDGGTAQRLFVGVSRAGTNLFRSDDGGATFTPMDATPDGLMPQRAALDGAGHLYVTFANGAGPHPRGDEKMDQGAIRKYGIAPGSGQDVTPKGPRAAYSGISVDRNDPRRLIASTISLYAPQSREKGAAKGDRFYLSTDGGATWTDLVARGFAMDGAGVPWVKGHAIHWASTIAFDPFDPKAAWVTSGNGVFRTSNLEAAPTVWRFDVKGLEETVPLGLVSRPGAPLVSTIGDYDGFVHADLKQYGRIHEPQMGTTFGLAYAAQQPQVLARVGKSVYVTRDGGATWRKARAINGTKGQLALSADGKTLLHAPERSRVTFVSTDDGDSWTAAKGIEGARPVADPVNANRFYAYQDGAFLASHDGGRTFAVKAQLPKGGSDVVRAAPGRGGDVWVALRNGGLARSTDAGATFGMLGGVTYAGAVGFGKAERDGAYPAVYIWGTVDGQRGIWRSLDEGRNWVRINDDAHQYGGPGDGRFIVGDMNVFGRVYMSTAGRGIVYGEIAP; encoded by the coding sequence ATGCGCCATACCCTTTCGCCGCTGTTGCTGGCTACCCTGCTGGCGGGCGCCTCCGCACATGCGGCGGCGGCCGGGGCGGCAACGCCTGACCAGCTCACGCTCTTCAAGAACCGCCCGGGCGCCGGCTTGCAGGTCACGATCGCGGATCCGGATAATGCCGTGCCGCTCGCCGGCAAGAGCACCGTCGTGCCGACATCGGGAAAACAGCCCGAAGCCGTCGTGCGTGGCGCGACCGGCAAGGTGGCGGGCCGCGATGCCCTCACGCTGGCCTGGCAAAAAACCTGGTATGCGAGCCTGCGCGTTGAACGTCCACATGGACACGCGCCCGTAGACCTGCGTCCCTATCTCGACAAGGGCATCGTTGCCTTCGACCTGAACGTCGTCGAGATGGCAAAGGGCGGCATCGACTTCAAGCTCGATTGCGGCAAGGATTGCGAGCGCAAGGTGCCGTATGTGCTGCCGGGCCGCGCCGCCGCGGGCCAGGGCTGGAAAAACGTGTCGTTCGCGGTGAGCTGCTTTGTCCGCGATGGCGATTTTTTTGAAACGGTCATGAAACCGTTTTCAGTGGAAGCGACGGGGCAGGGCGAAGTGGCCATCGCCAACGTGCGCATCCTGAAAACGGGCACGCCGAACACGTCGTGCCCCGACTACAAAACCCGCTCCGTCACGCCCGAACCCCTGAACGAATCGTGGGCCATCGACTGGTGGATGCCGCGGCACGAGGAGAAGGTCAAGGACAACGCCCAGCGCCGCGCCAGCGGCACGCTGCCGCAACTGGTCTTCATCGGCGATTCGATCAGCGAAGGCTGGGCCAAGGAAGGCAAGGAAGAATTCGCGCGCCGCTACGCCCGCTACCACCCGATCAACCTGGGCTTCGGCGGCGACCGCACGGAAAACATCCTGTGGCGCGTGCAGCATGGCGAAGTCGATGGCCTCGACCCGAAAGTGGTCGTGCTGATGGCCGGCACCAACAACACGGGCAGCCGGCAGGAAGACCCGGCGACGACGGCGGCCGGCCTGCGCCGCGTCATCGACGAGCTGCAGGGCCGCCTGCCGAACGCGAAGATCCTGCTGCTGGGCGTGTTCCCGCGCGATGCGGCGGACAGCGCATCGCGCCGCATCAACAGCGCCATCAACGCGCGCATCGCGACATTCGCCGACAACCGCCGCGTATTCTTCGCCGACATCGGCAGCGCATTCCTCGACGAACAGGGCACGCTGTCGAAGGACATCATGCCCGACCTGCTGCACCCGAACGCGCGCGGCTATGAAATCTGGGGCAAGGCCATGGACCCGGTCCTGCAGCCCCTGCTGACCGGCTACCGGTGGGATAGCGTGGCCATCGGCGGCGGCGGTTTCGTCCCGGCCGTGATTCCAACCACGGAGAAGGGCGTCGTGTATGCGCGCACCGACGTCGGCGGCGCATACCGGTGGACGAACGACCGCTGGATGCCGCTGCTGGACTGGGTGTCGGAAGACCAGACCGGCCTGCTGGGCGTGGATTCGCTGGCGGTCGATCCGCGCGATCCTTCGAAGGTCTACCTGCTGGCCGGCATCGCGTACCACAATGGCGGGCGCTCGGCGATCCTGCGCTCGCGCGACTACGGCAAGACGTTCGCGATCACCGACGTGACCGCGCAGTTCAAGACCCACGGCAATGGCGCGGGCCGCAACAACGGCGAGCGCCTGGCCGTCGATCCCGGCGCCGGCAACGTGCTGTACGTGGGCACGCGCGCCAATGGCCTGTTCTGGAGCAGCGATTTCGGCGCCACGTGGCAACGGCTGCCGGGCCTGGACGTGACGGGCACGCCGAACGGCGCCGGCATTGCCTTCGTTATCGCCGATCCCGCCAGCGTCAAGGATGGCGGCACGGCCCAGCGGCTGTTCGTCGGCGTGTCGCGCGCCGGCACGAATCTCTTCCGCAGCGACGACGGCGGCGCCACCTTCACCCCGATGGATGCCACGCCGGATGGGCTGATGCCGCAACGCGCCGCACTCGACGGCGCCGGCCACCTTTACGTAACGTTCGCCAATGGCGCCGGGCCGCACCCGCGCGGCGACGAAAAGATGGACCAGGGCGCCATCCGCAAGTATGGCATCGCACCGGGCTCCGGACAGGACGTCACGCCAAAGGGACCGCGCGCCGCGTATTCCGGCATCAGCGTGGACCGCAACGACCCGCGCCGTCTCATCGCATCGACCATCAGCCTGTACGCGCCGCAGAGCAGGGAGAAGGGTGCCGCGAAGGGCGACCGCTTCTACCTGTCCACCGATGGCGGCGCCACGTGGACCGACCTCGTTGCCCGTGGCTTCGCCATGGACGGTGCCGGCGTGCCATGGGTGAAGGGCCATGCAATCCACTGGGCCAGCACGATCGCCTTCGATCCGTTCGATCCGAAGGCCGCCTGGGTCACGTCCGGTAACGGCGTCTTCAGGACGTCGAACCTGGAGGCGGCACCCACCGTGTGGCGCTTCGACGTGAAGGGGCTGGAAGAAACGGTGCCGCTGGGCCTTGTCAGCCGCCCGGGCGCGCCGCTGGTGTCGACGATCGGCGATTACGACGGATTCGTCCACGCAGACCTGAAACAGTATGGCCGCATCCACGAACCGCAGATGGGCACCACGTTCGGCCTCGCCTACGCCGCGCAGCAGCCGCAGGTGCTGGCGCGCGTCGGCAAATCGGTCTACGTGACGCGCGATGGCGGCGCCACGTGGCGCAAGGCCCGTGCAATCAACGGCACCAAGGGCCAGCTGGCGCTGTCGGCCGATGGCAAGACCCTGCTGCATGCGCCGGAAAGATCGCGTGTGACTTTCGTTTCGACAGACGATGGCGATTCGTGGACGGCCGCCAAAGGCATTGAAGGCGCGCGCCCCGTGGCCGACCCGGTCAATGCGAACCGCTTCTACGCCTACCAGGACGGCGCCTTCCTCGCCAGCCACGATGGCGGCCGCACGTTCGCCGTGAAAGCGCAGCTGCCAAAGGGCGGTTCCGATGTCGTGCGCGCCGCGCCCGGCCGCGGCGGGGACGTGTGGGTGGCGCTGAGAAATGGCGGCCTGGCGCGTTCAACGGATGCCGGCGCCACGTTCGGGATGCTGGGCGGCGTCACGTACGCGGGCGCGGTCGGCTTCGGCAAGGCCGAGCGCGACGGTGCCTACCCGGCCGTGTATATCTGGGGCACGGTCGATGGCCAGCGCGGTATCTGGCGCTCGCTCGACGAGGGCCGCAACTGGGTGCGCATCAATGACGACGCGCACCAGTACGGTGGCCCCGGCGACGGCCGCTTCATCGTCGGCGACATGAATGTGTTCGGCCGCGTCTACATGAGTACCGCCGGCCGCGGCATCGTTTATGGAGAGATCGCCCCATGA
- a CDS encoding glycoside hydrolase family 95 protein produces the protein MMRFVITTVLFTAAAAQAAPDLTLRYDRPATDNADGWEREALPVGNGRIGAMVFGQPGREHLQFNDITLWTGDASSMGAFQPFGDLYVDLPGHANATDYSRTLDLARGLHTVTYVHNGVRYKRETIASHPADVIVLRLSADKPGAHTGVVRLTDQHGAHVNAWGNRIHATGSLAGFVVPRERGNQWTPAQQPLTGNQMDYAAQVQVINEGGKVTMEGDTVRFENVDALTLVLGAGTSYVRDGSVNFQGAHPLARVTAQVDRAAARPWSALQVEQENDFKSLFGRLDLDVGRAGDDRRALTTDRRLAAYTQHGNDPELEAQVFQYGRYLLIGSSRGPLPANLQGLWNNSLTPPWNADYHTNINIQMNYWPAETANLSELAQPLFGFVESMVPSYRRLVAESAANPSRDVEDGQVVETFLRKDGKPVRGWTVRTETNPFGHMRWKWNKTANAWYAQHFWEHYAFTRNKVFLQEVAYPLMKEVSQFWLDYLKALPDGTLVAPNGWSPEHGPVEDGVTYDQQIVWDLFQNTVEAATELKTDAAFARQVAAARDRLAAPKVGSWGQLLEWREEKKDPILDTRNDNHRHVSHLFGVFPGRQITPARTPVLAEAARVSLAARGDAGTGWSMAWKAAFWARLGDGDKAHTMLRGVIATPGARAQEHKPGTEENTAGGMYPNLLDAHPPFQIDGNFGTTAAICEMLLQSHDGVLHLLPALPAAWKNGSVAGLRARGGYEVDMTWRDGQVTSATVKAKPGNGTGTVRVRTGAKTVILKLKQGEARALDAQLR, from the coding sequence ATGATGCGGTTCGTCATCACCACTGTATTGTTCACGGCCGCCGCCGCCCAGGCTGCGCCGGACCTGACGCTGCGCTACGACCGGCCCGCCACGGACAACGCCGACGGCTGGGAGCGCGAGGCGCTGCCGGTCGGGAATGGCCGCATCGGCGCCATGGTGTTCGGCCAGCCGGGCCGCGAGCACCTGCAATTCAATGACATCACGTTGTGGACGGGCGACGCAAGTTCGATGGGCGCGTTCCAGCCGTTCGGCGACCTGTATGTCGACCTGCCGGGCCACGCCAACGCCACGGATTATTCGCGCACGCTGGACCTGGCGCGCGGCCTGCACACCGTCACGTACGTGCACAACGGCGTGCGCTACAAGCGCGAGACGATCGCCAGCCACCCGGCGGACGTGATCGTGCTGCGCCTGTCCGCCGACAAGCCTGGCGCCCACACGGGCGTGGTGCGGCTGACCGACCAGCATGGCGCGCACGTCAATGCCTGGGGCAACCGCATCCACGCCACCGGCTCGCTGGCCGGCTTCGTGGTGCCGCGCGAGCGGGGCAACCAGTGGACGCCAGCCCAGCAGCCGCTGACCGGCAACCAGATGGATTACGCCGCCCAGGTGCAGGTGATCAACGAAGGCGGCAAGGTCACGATGGAAGGCGACACCGTGCGCTTCGAGAACGTCGACGCGCTGACGCTGGTGCTGGGCGCCGGCACCAGCTATGTGCGCGACGGCAGCGTGAACTTCCAGGGCGCACACCCGCTGGCGCGCGTCACCGCGCAAGTGGACCGCGCGGCCGCACGTCCATGGTCCGCTTTGCAGGTCGAACAGGAAAACGATTTCAAGAGTTTGTTCGGCCGCCTGGACCTCGACGTGGGCCGCGCCGGCGACGACCGCCGCGCGCTGACGACGGACCGCCGCCTGGCCGCGTACACGCAGCACGGCAACGACCCGGAACTGGAAGCGCAAGTGTTCCAGTATGGCCGTTACCTGCTGATCGGCAGCTCGCGCGGCCCGCTGCCGGCGAACCTGCAGGGCCTGTGGAACAACAGCCTCACGCCGCCGTGGAACGCCGACTACCACACGAACATCAACATCCAGATGAATTACTGGCCGGCGGAAACGGCCAACCTGTCCGAGCTGGCGCAGCCGCTGTTCGGCTTCGTCGAATCGATGGTGCCGTCGTACCGCCGCCTCGTGGCCGAAAGCGCCGCAAATCCATCGCGCGACGTGGAGGATGGGCAAGTCGTTGAAACCTTCCTGCGCAAGGACGGCAAGCCGGTGCGCGGCTGGACCGTGCGCACGGAAACCAACCCGTTCGGCCACATGCGGTGGAAGTGGAACAAGACGGCCAACGCCTGGTACGCGCAGCACTTCTGGGAACACTACGCGTTCACGCGCAACAAAGTTTTCCTGCAAGAGGTGGCCTACCCGCTGATGAAGGAAGTGAGCCAGTTCTGGCTCGACTACCTGAAGGCGCTGCCCGACGGCACGCTGGTGGCGCCGAACGGCTGGTCGCCCGAACACGGCCCGGTGGAAGATGGCGTGACCTACGACCAGCAGATCGTGTGGGACCTGTTCCAGAACACGGTGGAAGCGGCGACCGAACTGAAGACGGATGCGGCGTTTGCCCGCCAGGTGGCCGCCGCGCGCGACCGCCTGGCCGCGCCAAAGGTGGGCAGCTGGGGCCAGTTGCTGGAATGGCGGGAAGAAAAGAAGGACCCGATCCTCGACACCCGGAACGACAACCACCGCCACGTGTCGCACCTGTTCGGCGTGTTCCCCGGCAGGCAGATCACCCCGGCCCGCACGCCGGTGCTGGCCGAAGCGGCCCGCGTATCGCTGGCGGCGCGCGGCGACGCCGGCACCGGCTGGTCGATGGCCTGGAAGGCCGCGTTCTGGGCCCGCTTGGGCGACGGCGACAAAGCCCATACAATGCTGCGCGGCGTGATCGCCACCCCTGGCGCACGGGCGCAAGAGCACAAGCCGGGCACTGAGGAAAACACGGCCGGCGGCATGTATCCGAACCTGCTGGACGCGCACCCGCCGTTCCAGATCGACGGCAATTTCGGCACCACCGCGGCCATCTGCGAAATGCTGCTGCAGTCGCACGACGGCGTGCTGCACCTGCTGCCGGCATTGCCCGCGGCGTGGAAAAACGGTTCGGTCGCGGGCCTGCGCGCGCGCGGCGGATATGAAGTGGACATGACGTGGCGCGACGGGCAGGTGACGTCGGCGACCGTCAAGGCGAAACCGGGCAACGGGACCGGCACCGTGCGCGTGCGCACGGGTGCGAAGACCGTGATTTTGAAACTGAAACAAGGTGAGGCAAGGGCGCTCGACGCGCAACTGCGCTGA
- a CDS encoding TonB-dependent receptor, whose product MQVNQFKLNAMALAAAQIAFMAGAAHAQTADTGTGANTATVVVTGQRASLENAQKIKQNSDEIVDSIVAADIGKLPDKSVTEVLQRVVGVTIDRTMSRSDPEHYSVEGSGVSIRGLSWVRSELNGRDSFSANGGRSLNFEDVPPELMAGVDIYKNPSAEQIEGGIGGLVNLRTALPFDFKGRKVALSASTTYSELKGGKWSPSASILLSDRWKTGLGEFGVLVDFAHSESGTRTDGFQVEPYYPRDNIVAGRTVWIPKGAQWRTLNFNRERQGLYGALQWKKDANLRSHVTFFKSKYDMQWDENAIFAASNPYNFQVSPDATWGANGQFLTGTFASPADGGIDYGADTRVASRKSDTTDISWNVEWRVGDSWTFTSDLQRIKAKSNGFDSTVATAVKMPTQTLDLTGDRPNLIFNDAQRAHLANAGNYYWNFTQEHLDQSESESKALKLDAKYTFENPVLRDLRFGVRFTKRDATTELSNPDYHWAAVTAPWMGTSISKLAYLSDPRFGGNTYLGTFDNFFNGKASVPSVVFPNVSVATGFPQSYAALHEYYQILCREAAANAGTAPNCSPWTPAAFGGNPSGINEQSEKTKAFYTQLRFGWDDLKMPIDGNVGVRYVKTEMDANGYTVFNNTSAVVNPPQTLTGVPIPNIPAYSAGRDYQNSYSNVLPSLNLRLKARDDLQFRFALARAISRPDFSQLQGYTTLSQSTDTTTTIFPDRPSNTNVNSVSQTGEGKGNPMLKPIKSDQLDLTGEWYFGKSSSITLAMFHKRLKDIIVNQTYQYALPDVNGRMYNFNVTAPVNGASGRATGFEVAYQQYFDKLPGAWAGIGVQANYTYVDSNTKLSTSTFTAYCSGGNNVANVNLNQNGCDTNGQSFGDLPLQYLSKNAYNLALLYDYGKWSARAAWSWRSKNLQGVNVNGTRGGDGTDTNPNSATPGATNIGWALPTWADDYGQLDASVSYQFNERMQIVVDGSNLTDSKYKQLMQQGIGMMGRAWFVSGPRYSAKLNYSF is encoded by the coding sequence ATGCAGGTGAATCAATTCAAGCTCAACGCAATGGCGCTGGCAGCGGCGCAGATCGCGTTCATGGCCGGCGCGGCCCATGCGCAGACCGCCGATACCGGCACGGGCGCCAATACGGCGACGGTCGTCGTCACTGGCCAGCGCGCCTCGCTGGAAAACGCCCAGAAGATCAAGCAGAACTCGGACGAGATCGTCGATTCGATCGTGGCCGCCGATATCGGCAAGCTGCCCGACAAATCGGTCACCGAGGTACTGCAGCGCGTGGTCGGCGTGACGATCGACCGCACGATGTCGCGTTCCGACCCGGAACACTATTCCGTCGAAGGTTCCGGTGTGTCGATCCGAGGCCTGTCATGGGTGCGCTCGGAACTGAATGGCCGCGATTCGTTCTCGGCCAACGGTGGCCGTTCGCTGAACTTCGAGGACGTGCCGCCGGAACTGATGGCCGGCGTGGATATCTACAAGAACCCGTCCGCCGAGCAGATCGAAGGCGGCATCGGGGGCCTGGTCAACCTGCGCACGGCGCTGCCGTTCGACTTCAAGGGCCGCAAGGTCGCACTGTCGGCCTCCACTACCTACTCGGAACTGAAGGGTGGCAAATGGTCGCCTTCCGCATCGATCCTGTTGTCCGACCGCTGGAAGACGGGTCTGGGCGAGTTCGGCGTGCTGGTCGACTTCGCGCACTCCGAGAGCGGCACCCGCACCGACGGGTTCCAGGTCGAGCCGTACTACCCGCGCGACAATATCGTTGCAGGGCGCACCGTGTGGATTCCGAAGGGCGCGCAATGGCGCACGCTGAACTTCAACCGCGAACGCCAGGGCCTGTACGGCGCGCTGCAGTGGAAGAAGGATGCCAACCTGCGTTCGCACGTCACGTTCTTCAAGTCGAAGTACGACATGCAGTGGGACGAGAATGCGATCTTCGCCGCTTCGAATCCGTATAACTTCCAGGTCAGCCCGGACGCGACGTGGGGCGCCAATGGCCAGTTCCTGACCGGCACGTTCGCCTCGCCGGCCGACGGCGGCATCGACTATGGCGCCGACACGCGCGTGGCGAGCCGCAAATCCGACACCACCGACATTTCCTGGAACGTGGAATGGCGCGTGGGCGACAGCTGGACGTTTACGTCCGATCTGCAGCGCATCAAGGCCAAGAGCAACGGCTTCGATTCCACCGTGGCCACCGCGGTAAAAATGCCGACGCAGACCCTGGACCTGACCGGCGACCGGCCGAACCTGATCTTCAACGATGCCCAGCGCGCGCACCTGGCCAACGCGGGCAACTACTACTGGAACTTCACGCAGGAACACCTGGACCAGAGCGAGTCCGAGTCGAAGGCACTGAAGCTGGACGCCAAGTACACGTTCGAGAACCCGGTGCTGCGCGACCTGCGCTTCGGCGTGCGCTTCACGAAGCGCGACGCCACCACCGAGCTGTCGAACCCCGACTACCACTGGGCGGCTGTCACGGCGCCGTGGATGGGCACGTCGATCAGCAAGCTGGCCTACCTGTCGGACCCGCGCTTCGGCGGCAATACCTACCTGGGCACGTTCGACAACTTCTTCAACGGCAAGGCCAGCGTGCCGTCCGTCGTGTTCCCGAACGTGTCGGTGGCCACCGGCTTCCCGCAAAGCTACGCAGCGCTGCACGAGTACTACCAGATCCTGTGCCGCGAGGCGGCCGCGAATGCGGGCACGGCGCCGAACTGCTCGCCATGGACACCCGCTGCGTTCGGCGGCAATCCGTCGGGCATCAACGAGCAGTCGGAAAAGACCAAGGCCTTCTATACACAGCTGCGCTTCGGCTGGGATGACCTGAAGATGCCGATCGACGGCAACGTGGGCGTGCGCTACGTGAAGACGGAGATGGATGCGAACGGCTACACGGTGTTCAACAACACCAGCGCCGTGGTCAATCCGCCGCAGACGCTCACCGGCGTGCCGATTCCAAACATCCCCGCCTACTCGGCCGGCAGGGACTACCAGAACTCGTACAGCAACGTGCTGCCGAGCCTGAACCTGCGCCTGAAGGCACGAGACGACCTGCAATTCCGCTTCGCGCTGGCCCGTGCCATCTCGCGGCCGGACTTCTCGCAGCTGCAGGGCTACACGACCCTGTCGCAATCGACGGACACGACGACGACCATCTTCCCCGACCGTCCGTCCAACACGAACGTGAACAGCGTGTCGCAGACGGGCGAAGGCAAGGGCAACCCGATGCTCAAGCCGATCAAGTCCGACCAGCTGGACCTGACGGGCGAATGGTACTTCGGCAAATCGAGCTCGATCACGCTGGCCATGTTCCACAAGCGGCTGAAGGACATCATCGTCAACCAGACGTACCAGTACGCGCTGCCGGACGTGAATGGCCGCATGTACAACTTCAACGTCACCGCGCCGGTGAATGGCGCGTCTGGCCGGGCCACCGGTTTCGAGGTCGCCTACCAGCAGTACTTCGACAAGCTGCCGGGCGCCTGGGCCGGCATCGGCGTGCAGGCCAACTACACTTACGTGGACAGCAACACGAAGCTGTCGACCAGCACGTTCACCGCCTACTGCAGCGGTGGCAATAACGTGGCGAACGTCAACCTGAACCAGAACGGCTGCGACACCAACGGCCAGTCCTTCGGCGACCTGCCGCTGCAATACCTGTCGAAAAACGCCTACAACCTGGCGCTGCTGTACGACTACGGCAAGTGGTCGGCGCGCGCGGCATGGAGCTGGCGCTCGAAGAACCTGCAGGGCGTGAACGTGAACGGCACGCGCGGCGGCGACGGTACGGACACCAATCCGAACAGCGCCACCCCGGGCGCCACCAACATCGGCTGGGCACTGCCGACGTGGGCGGACGACTACGGCCAGCTCGATGCTTCCGTGTCCTACCAGTTCAACGAGCGCATGCAGATCGTCGTCGATGGTTCGAACCTGACCGACTCGAAGTACAAGCAGCTGATGCAGCAGGGGATCGGCATGATGGGCCGCGCATGGTTCGTCTCCGGCCCACGCTATTCCGCGAAACTGAACTACTCGTTCTGA